Proteins from a single region of Bartonella sp. M0283:
- a CDS encoding septal ring lytic transglycosylase RlpA family protein, producing MLLEVEKNTKDKSKVFARGLFVSVVAIMLSACANHAKEVADTAPVKSESNQTKAYTVIPVAKPATSHHKKTVQAENSFYEEGKTAKPVAYLSPAERAYKKVGRASWYGAAFNGRLTANGEIYDMHNLTAAHPTMPLPSYARVTNLENGASIIVRVNDRGPFAADRVIDLSKQAATMLDYKDDGLADVKVEYVGRAPIGGNDNEFLMASYKPGNITPETLLAMAGVNLNLPTTQNASENSNIEAAPQFNEQTTIGTTYPNLPDVGPLPAFKPENSQLVAFADQAFKNSKGDVFNTVLNHNDNLKSVPVSKDSSANKAGKPADKNDMKESAKTTVGKDFAKVRVKSAARRGKAAVGTPDHGLELAWATGVSEAFSFASVR from the coding sequence ATGCTGTTAGAAGTTGAAAAGAATACAAAGGACAAAAGCAAGGTTTTTGCTCGTGGTTTATTTGTTTCAGTCGTTGCAATAATGCTTTCAGCATGTGCCAATCATGCAAAAGAAGTAGCAGACACAGCTCCTGTCAAATCGGAAAGCAACCAAACCAAGGCCTATACAGTGATACCTGTTGCAAAACCTGCAACATCGCATCATAAAAAAACTGTACAGGCCGAAAACAGCTTTTATGAAGAAGGCAAGACTGCAAAGCCTGTAGCTTATCTTTCACCAGCCGAACGGGCATATAAAAAAGTCGGTCGTGCCTCATGGTATGGGGCAGCTTTCAACGGCCGTTTGACGGCGAATGGCGAAATTTATGATATGCATAATTTGACGGCCGCCCACCCGACAATGCCTCTTCCGAGTTACGCACGTGTAACAAATCTCGAAAATGGCGCTTCCATAATTGTTCGCGTCAATGATAGGGGACCTTTTGCCGCTGACCGGGTTATTGACCTCTCTAAACAAGCAGCAACAATGCTCGATTATAAAGATGACGGTTTGGCTGACGTAAAAGTGGAATATGTCGGGCGGGCTCCCATTGGAGGGAATGATAACGAGTTTCTTATGGCGTCTTACAAGCCAGGCAATATCACTCCCGAGACATTGCTCGCTATGGCCGGGGTAAACCTTAATTTGCCGACGACACAGAATGCATCGGAAAATTCCAACATAGAAGCTGCTCCACAATTTAATGAGCAGACGACAATTGGAACGACTTACCCGAATTTACCGGACGTTGGACCTCTTCCTGCTTTCAAGCCGGAAAACTCCCAATTGGTGGCCTTTGCTGATCAGGCGTTCAAGAACTCTAAAGGTGACGTTTTCAATACCGTTCTCAATCACAATGACAATTTAAAATCTGTTCCTGTTTCGAAGGACTCTTCTGCAAATAAAGCTGGAAAACCGGCCGACAAAAACGACATGAAAGAGAGCGCAAAAACAACTGTTGGAAAAGATTTTGCGAAAGTAAGGGTAAAGTCGGCTGCAAGACGTGGAAAAGCAGCCGTTGGAACACCGGATCATGGTCTTGAACTGGCTTGGGCAACAGGTGTGAGTGAAGCTTTCAGTTTTGCTAGTGTCCGTTAA
- the gpt gene encoding xanthine phosphoribosyltransferase encodes MSLPDKAFPVSWDQFHRDARALAWRIADQKKEWRSMVAITRGGLVPAAIICRELGIRLIETVCIASYHDYRHQSEMEILKGISDNVKVDDGEGVLVVDDLTDTGKTAKIVRDMIPKAHFATVYAKPKGRALIDTFVTEVSQDTWIYFPWDMGYAFQKPIADSHAG; translated from the coding sequence ATGTCGCTTCCGGATAAAGCTTTTCCCGTAAGCTGGGATCAATTTCACCGTGATGCTCGCGCCTTGGCGTGGCGCATTGCTGACCAGAAAAAGGAATGGCGTTCTATGGTTGCCATCACACGCGGCGGTTTGGTCCCCGCTGCTATCATCTGTCGTGAACTTGGAATTCGTCTTATAGAAACTGTATGCATTGCTTCTTATCACGATTACCGCCACCAATCGGAAATGGAAATACTTAAAGGAATTAGCGATAACGTCAAAGTTGATGATGGAGAAGGAGTTCTTGTTGTCGACGATTTGACGGATACTGGTAAAACAGCAAAAATCGTCCGCGACATGATACCGAAGGCCCATTTCGCAACAGTTTATGCAAAACCGAAAGGCCGTGCACTGATTGACACTTTTGTGACTGAAGTCAGTCAGGATACATGGATCTATTTCCCGTGGGATATGGGATATGCGTTCCAAAAACCGATAGCTGATTCACATGCAGGTTAA
- a CDS encoding invasion associated locus B family protein, giving the protein MSHKRTYAAISALAGAAALLVASHSTANAQGMPQGWYKVCSKQQDVDVCNTMNTVVSNTGQPLTAVNLVEVKGKQNEKRIGIQVPTGRFIPEGVHIQVGDGPVKKIPYVICNGPSCIANDTFDDKLINAMKTGQKLVVTTINFRGTPNPIEISLDGFSAAYTGPGMQEKDFEAEQMKLQKAVQAKEKQFEDKMRAEQEKAKSGN; this is encoded by the coding sequence ATGTCCCATAAAAGAACCTACGCTGCTATTTCCGCATTGGCTGGCGCTGCTGCTCTACTCGTTGCGTCACATAGCACCGCCAATGCTCAGGGCATGCCTCAGGGGTGGTATAAGGTTTGCAGCAAGCAACAGGATGTTGATGTTTGTAACACAATGAATACCGTTGTTTCCAACACCGGACAACCGCTGACGGCTGTAAATTTGGTTGAGGTCAAAGGAAAGCAAAACGAAAAGCGTATCGGTATTCAGGTACCGACAGGCCGTTTTATTCCTGAAGGCGTTCACATTCAGGTCGGTGATGGCCCTGTGAAGAAGATACCTTATGTTATCTGCAACGGCCCGAGCTGCATTGCTAATGATACATTTGATGACAAGCTCATCAATGCTATGAAGACCGGTCAGAAATTGGTGGTAACAACCATCAACTTCCGCGGCACTCCTAACCCGATTGAAATTTCGCTAGACGGTTTCAGTGCTGCCTATACCGGTCCGGGTATGCAGGAAAAAGATTTTGAAGCTGAGCAGATGAAGCTCCAGAAAGCTGTTCAAGCCAAGGAGAAACAGTTTGAAGATAAAATGCGCGCCGAACAGGAAAAAGCCAAGTCCGGCAATTGA
- a CDS encoding extracellular solute-binding protein has protein sequence MILCLSFGQNCQANENGIAMHGTPALGAGFDHFPYANPDAPKGGKITYGVVGTFDGLNPFVIRSFRTTARGLFADEQFGGLVYESLMVRTRDEPFTLYGLIADNVILNDDRTEIIFHLNPKARFSDGTAITAEDVLFTVDLLKNKGRPPFDRYMKRIEHIEKLDEQTVKMEFPHSKDREFPFILASSMPVLPKHAIDVENFEKNGLTPIPGSGPYIISHIDAGERIIYERDPNYWGRDLAVNRGLNNFDTVQIEYFRNDNTRFEAFKKGILDVFLEEPANPNRWRLSYNFPAVRHGDVIKESFKKGTPADMIGFVFNTRKPIFKDRKVRQALSLVFDFEWVNHNLFNDVYSRTEGFWCGSTLSAVGRPASDKEKQLLSPYPDAVLPEVMDGTWHNIKTDGSGIDRASAEKAWQLLREAGYKLQNQQAIGPDGQPLHFEIMTQSLEEEKIALAYQRSLERIGVKVDVRTVDDTQYQNRLTSFDYDMIVGKLKASLSPGNEQLNRWGSSSRDLEGSFNFAGTSDPAIDAMISALLNARSNEDFTAAVRALDRLLISGSYYLPLYHLPDQWVAHWSRIEYPAYTPLYGYRLPAWWHR, from the coding sequence ATGATTCTCTGTTTGAGTTTCGGGCAAAATTGTCAGGCAAACGAAAACGGAATAGCAATGCACGGAACGCCTGCTTTAGGTGCCGGTTTCGATCACTTTCCCTATGCCAATCCTGATGCTCCCAAAGGTGGCAAGATCACTTACGGAGTGGTCGGTACATTTGACGGTCTTAATCCTTTTGTTATTCGCAGTTTCCGGACAACCGCGCGCGGTTTATTTGCCGACGAGCAATTTGGTGGTCTCGTTTACGAAAGTTTGATGGTTCGTACACGTGATGAACCCTTTACGCTTTACGGTCTAATTGCGGATAACGTTATTTTGAATGACGATCGTACCGAAATCATATTCCATCTCAATCCCAAGGCCAGATTTTCTGACGGTACGGCAATTACGGCCGAGGATGTTTTATTTACAGTCGATCTTTTAAAAAATAAGGGCAGACCACCTTTCGACCGCTATATGAAGCGCATCGAACATATTGAAAAGCTTGATGAGCAGACTGTAAAAATGGAATTTCCACATTCGAAAGATCGTGAATTTCCTTTTATTCTGGCAAGCAGCATGCCTGTTCTTCCCAAACATGCAATTGACGTAGAAAATTTTGAAAAAAATGGTCTCACCCCTATTCCGGGAAGCGGCCCCTATATTATCTCGCATATTGATGCAGGCGAGCGCATCATTTACGAACGTGACCCCAATTATTGGGGGAGAGATTTGGCGGTAAATCGCGGTTTGAACAACTTTGATACCGTGCAGATCGAATATTTCCGTAATGATAATACCCGTTTCGAGGCTTTCAAAAAGGGGATTTTGGACGTTTTTCTTGAGGAACCGGCCAATCCGAACCGCTGGCGTTTATCTTACAATTTTCCAGCTGTGCGTCATGGCGACGTTATCAAAGAAAGTTTCAAGAAAGGAACACCGGCCGATATGATTGGCTTCGTGTTCAATACCAGAAAGCCTATTTTTAAAGATAGAAAGGTAAGGCAGGCACTTTCACTTGTGTTCGACTTTGAATGGGTCAATCATAATCTTTTCAACGATGTTTATAGCCGTACGGAAGGTTTCTGGTGTGGTTCAACACTTTCTGCCGTTGGACGGCCGGCGTCAGACAAAGAAAAACAACTTTTAAGTCCCTACCCTGACGCCGTTTTACCCGAGGTCATGGACGGAACATGGCATAATATAAAAACCGACGGTTCCGGCATTGATCGGGCCTCTGCAGAAAAAGCCTGGCAGTTATTGCGGGAAGCGGGCTATAAACTGCAAAATCAGCAAGCAATTGGCCCGGACGGTCAACCGCTTCACTTTGAAATTATGACCCAGTCGTTGGAAGAGGAAAAAATTGCACTTGCCTATCAGCGTTCACTTGAGAGAATTGGTGTCAAGGTGGACGTGCGAACAGTTGATGATACACAATATCAAAACCGGTTAACCTCTTTTGACTACGACATGATCGTCGGGAAATTAAAAGCGTCACTCTCGCCCGGTAATGAGCAGCTTAATCGTTGGGGCTCTTCTTCCCGCGACCTTGAAGGTAGTTTCAATTTTGCAGGAACATCCGATCCGGCAATTGATGCTATGATTTCAGCATTGCTCAATGCCCGCTCGAATGAAGATTTTACGGCAGCCGTCAGAGCTCTTGATCGTTTACTCATCTCGGGGAGTTACTATCTTCCGCTTTATCATTTGCCTGACCAATGGGTTGCACATTGGTCGCGTATAGAATATCCGGCCTATACCCCGCTTTATGGATATCGCTTGCCGGCCTGGTGGCATCGCTAA
- a CDS encoding DsbA family oxidoreductase, with amino-acid sequence MSSPTIYINMISDLVCPWCFIGRKRLFKAIAALPEITIILSWTPFQLYPNMKPEGIPYPIHMKKVLGNQNTIDETERTLIDLGKQEDIEFDFAAIKTEPNSLDGHRVVYWASQDKKGIQEKLIAELFSRFFEQGQNIGDHAILVDAAKSVGMRSDVVEKLLETDIDKDTIKQDSAHSYYIGVRGVPSFIIDKKYVVMGAQPTEVLIDTIEQIADGYEPGASEDR; translated from the coding sequence GTGAGTTCTCCAACAATTTATATCAATATGATCTCGGATCTCGTTTGCCCTTGGTGTTTCATTGGACGTAAGAGACTTTTCAAAGCAATAGCAGCACTACCGGAAATCACGATAATACTATCATGGACGCCATTCCAACTTTATCCGAATATGAAGCCGGAAGGTATCCCCTATCCAATTCATATGAAGAAAGTTCTAGGCAACCAGAACACAATTGACGAAACCGAACGGACATTAATCGACCTCGGTAAACAAGAAGATATCGAATTCGATTTTGCCGCTATCAAAACCGAGCCTAATTCTCTTGATGGCCACCGCGTGGTTTATTGGGCGTCTCAGGACAAAAAAGGTATACAGGAGAAGCTCATTGCCGAACTTTTTTCCCGCTTTTTTGAACAAGGGCAGAATATTGGTGATCACGCTATATTGGTTGACGCAGCAAAAAGCGTAGGAATGCGTTCCGACGTTGTCGAAAAATTGCTTGAGACGGATATTGATAAAGATACCATCAAACAGGACAGCGCTCATTCCTATTATATCGGTGTACGTGGTGTGCCATCATTTATTATCGACAAAAAATATGTGGTCATGGGCGCGCAACCAACCGAGGTATTAATCGACACTATTGAACAAATTGCCGACGGCTATGAACCGGGCGCAAGCGAAGATCGCTAA
- the mfd gene encoding transcription-repair coupling factor, whose amino-acid sequence MSIFKKNFATENLPQYLSFDGVVSGYEPFAIYKIAAEIGKKGPILYIARDGQKLDDLTHALSFIEPQMPVVQLPSWDCLPYDRVSPNPAISAKRMSALTNISALLRNPHPAIILTTANAIMQKLPPRSMVEGQSITAKPGQSLDMDKLVHHLEHNGFERVSSVREIGDFAVRGGIVDLFAPGSDAPVRLDFFGDTLETVRAFDPASQRTTKTLKEFSLEPMSEITLTPELISKFRTNYIRSFGAASPNDALYEAISEGRRFSGMEHWLPLFYDHLDTIFDYIGDIPVVFDHLAEEAMVERNKLIEDYYQARLEQHDPKDSSTPYNPVKPAELYLTPEDIASLSEKVRHRIDLTPFNKPESSGHLVLHSNVTIGRDFVEERTSENKNLFESVVDHVAELRSKGHKVLLTGWSEGSLERLLQVLDEHGLKGIEKVTSLHSVKVTPRDHITAAVVTVEHGFVADDLVVVAEQDILGDRLVRSARRRKRNADFISDMTTLNSGDIVVHVDHGIGRFVGLKTITAAGVPRDCLEIHYADEDRLFLPVENIELLSRYGGEGTNVVLDKLGGVAWQARKAKLKKRLLEIAGHLIHIAAEREMRNAPVLVPPTGSYDEFVARFPYDETDDQLRAIDAVLGDLAAGKPMDRLICGDVGFGKTEVAIRAAFVTALNGYQVAVVVPTTLLARQHYKTFQARFQGLPVKIGQASRLVGAKELAAVKNGVREGTVDIVIGTHALLGSTMQFSRLGLLVVDEEQNFGVKQKERLKELKTDIHVLTLSATPIPRTLQLALTGVRELSLITTPPVDRMAVRTFVSPFDPLIVRETLMREHYRGGQSFYVCPRISDLKDVQEFLANHVPELKVTAAHGQMPPGQLDDIMNAFYDGQYDVLLSTSIVESGLDIPSANTLIVHRADMFGLAALYQLRGRVGRSKQRAYALFTLPNQKVLTPGADRRLKVLQSLDSLGAGFQLASHDMDIRGAGNLLGEEQSGHIKEVGFELYQQMLEEAVAELKDGTAVSESQWSPQISVGTAVMIPDNYVPDLPLRLSLYRRLAEIEELGDIDAFGAELIDRFGPLPVPVQHLLKVVYIKALCRQANVEKLDAGPKGVVIQFRENNFANGVGLIKWIGEQGSMAKIRPDQSVVFIRDWPNADQRLNGAATVMTQLVKLSKEAVKK is encoded by the coding sequence ATGTCGATATTTAAGAAAAACTTCGCTACTGAAAATTTACCACAATATCTGAGTTTTGATGGCGTCGTCTCCGGTTACGAACCATTTGCGATATATAAAATAGCGGCTGAAATCGGCAAAAAGGGGCCAATTCTTTATATTGCGCGCGACGGGCAGAAACTTGATGATCTGACGCATGCTTTGAGTTTTATCGAGCCACAGATGCCGGTGGTGCAATTGCCTTCATGGGATTGTCTTCCCTATGACCGTGTTTCGCCAAATCCTGCAATTTCGGCAAAGAGGATGTCAGCGCTTACAAACATTTCTGCTCTGTTAAGAAACCCTCATCCGGCAATTATCCTGACTACTGCCAATGCAATTATGCAGAAGCTGCCTCCGCGTTCCATGGTTGAAGGCCAATCGATTACGGCGAAACCAGGCCAAAGCCTCGACATGGACAAACTTGTTCATCACCTTGAGCATAATGGTTTCGAAAGGGTGTCAAGTGTGCGTGAAATTGGCGACTTTGCTGTGAGAGGCGGAATTGTCGATTTGTTTGCACCGGGAAGTGATGCACCGGTAAGACTGGATTTTTTTGGCGATACGCTTGAAACAGTACGTGCGTTTGATCCGGCAAGCCAAAGAACAACAAAAACGCTCAAAGAATTCTCGCTGGAGCCGATGAGCGAAATCACTTTAACGCCTGAATTGATTAGCAAATTCCGCACGAATTATATCAGATCTTTCGGTGCAGCCAGTCCGAATGACGCACTTTATGAAGCGATTTCGGAAGGCCGACGTTTTTCCGGAATGGAACATTGGCTGCCGCTTTTTTACGATCATCTTGATACGATTTTCGATTATATTGGCGATATTCCAGTGGTGTTTGATCATCTTGCCGAAGAGGCAATGGTCGAACGTAATAAGCTCATCGAAGATTATTATCAGGCCCGCTTGGAACAACACGACCCTAAAGATTCTTCGACACCATATAATCCGGTAAAACCGGCAGAGCTCTATCTGACGCCTGAAGATATTGCGTCATTATCTGAAAAAGTGCGACACCGGATTGACCTTACGCCGTTTAACAAACCTGAATCATCTGGCCATCTGGTCCTTCATAGCAATGTCACGATAGGGCGGGATTTTGTTGAAGAACGTACGTCTGAAAACAAGAATTTATTTGAAAGCGTTGTCGATCATGTTGCGGAACTCCGCTCAAAGGGTCACAAGGTTCTCCTTACCGGCTGGAGTGAAGGGTCGTTGGAGCGCCTGTTACAGGTGCTTGATGAACATGGACTTAAAGGAATAGAGAAGGTTACATCTCTTCATTCCGTAAAAGTCACACCACGCGATCATATCACTGCAGCAGTGGTAACTGTCGAACACGGATTTGTTGCAGACGATCTGGTTGTTGTTGCCGAGCAGGATATATTGGGCGACCGGCTTGTGCGCTCGGCACGTCGGCGCAAACGCAATGCCGATTTCATTTCGGATATGACCACATTGAATAGTGGTGATATTGTTGTTCACGTTGATCACGGTATTGGTCGTTTTGTCGGCTTGAAGACCATTACAGCAGCCGGAGTTCCCCGAGATTGTCTGGAAATTCACTATGCTGATGAAGACCGGCTTTTTCTTCCCGTCGAAAATATCGAACTTCTTTCACGCTACGGCGGTGAAGGTACAAATGTTGTTCTTGATAAACTTGGCGGCGTTGCATGGCAGGCAAGAAAAGCAAAACTTAAAAAACGTTTGCTCGAAATTGCCGGTCATCTTATTCACATCGCGGCCGAGCGCGAGATGCGCAATGCCCCTGTTCTTGTACCGCCAACCGGTAGCTATGACGAATTTGTTGCCCGTTTTCCCTATGATGAAACGGATGACCAATTGCGTGCTATTGATGCGGTCCTTGGCGATCTCGCAGCCGGAAAACCAATGGATCGGCTGATTTGTGGTGATGTTGGTTTTGGTAAGACAGAAGTTGCAATTCGAGCTGCATTTGTTACTGCATTAAATGGCTATCAGGTCGCCGTTGTGGTGCCGACAACGCTTTTGGCGCGCCAGCATTATAAAACGTTCCAAGCCCGCTTTCAGGGATTACCTGTAAAAATCGGACAGGCATCACGGCTTGTGGGAGCCAAAGAGCTTGCAGCAGTTAAAAATGGTGTGCGTGAAGGTACAGTTGATATTGTTATCGGAACGCACGCACTTCTTGGGTCGACTATGCAGTTTTCACGGCTTGGCTTGTTGGTTGTCGACGAGGAACAGAACTTTGGCGTTAAACAGAAAGAACGTCTGAAAGAACTGAAGACAGATATTCATGTGCTCACCCTTTCGGCAACTCCGATTCCGCGTACTCTACAACTGGCTTTGACAGGTGTCAGAGAGTTATCCCTTATTACAACGCCACCGGTTGATCGTATGGCGGTGAGAACCTTTGTTTCGCCTTTTGATCCATTGATCGTGCGTGAAACATTGATGCGTGAACATTATCGTGGGGGCCAGAGCTTCTATGTCTGCCCGCGAATTTCGGATCTGAAAGATGTTCAGGAGTTTCTTGCCAACCACGTTCCCGAACTGAAAGTCACAGCAGCTCATGGTCAAATGCCGCCAGGCCAGCTTGATGATATTATGAATGCCTTTTATGACGGGCAATATGACGTGTTGCTTTCAACCAGTATCGTTGAATCCGGTCTTGATATTCCTTCGGCCAATACATTGATTGTTCATCGTGCCGATATGTTCGGTCTTGCTGCTCTTTATCAGTTACGCGGGCGGGTAGGGCGTTCAAAGCAAAGAGCCTATGCTTTGTTCACGCTTCCCAACCAGAAAGTTTTGACACCGGGTGCCGATCGGCGGCTGAAAGTCTTGCAATCTCTTGATAGTCTTGGAGCCGGTTTCCAGCTTGCAAGTCACGACATGGATATAAGGGGTGCCGGCAACCTTCTTGGTGAAGAACAATCAGGGCATATCAAAGAAGTCGGTTTCGAACTTTATCAGCAAATGTTGGAAGAAGCGGTTGCCGAATTGAAAGACGGTACGGCTGTGAGTGAAAGCCAATGGTCGCCGCAGATCTCGGTAGGAACAGCGGTTATGATACCGGATAATTATGTTCCCGACCTTCCATTGCGCCTTTCGCTTTATCGCCGGCTCGCAGAAATTGAAGAATTGGGTGATATTGATGCTTTTGGTGCCGAACTGATCGACAGATTTGGCCCCTTGCCTGTTCCTGTACAGCACTTGCTCAAGGTCGTTTATATCAAGGCTCTATGTCGGCAAGCCAACGTTGAAAAACTGGATGCCGGTCCGAAAGGCGTTGTTATCCAGTTCAGAGAAAACAACTTTGCCAACGGTGTAGGACTCATCAAATGGATTGGCGAGCAGGGAAGCATGGCCAAGATACGTCCTGACCAAAGCGTGGTCTTTATTCGTGATTGGCCGAATGCAGATCAACGTTTGAACGGCGCTGCAACCGTCATGACCCAACTCGTAAAACTTTCAAAAGAAGCCGTAAAGAAATAG
- a CDS encoding succinate dehydrogenase assembly factor 2 has product MTGSKVDNSKLNARQRRLVFRAWHRGIREMDLVFGQYVDAHIMKLDEKAMDELEYIMSFEDRDLLTWVTGEVPVPYDVDSPLFRDILDYRTRMDFNA; this is encoded by the coding sequence ATGACAGGCTCGAAAGTCGATAACAGTAAGCTGAATGCAAGGCAACGCCGGCTTGTGTTTCGTGCATGGCATCGCGGAATTCGTGAAATGGATCTGGTCTTCGGACAATATGTTGATGCCCATATTATGAAGTTGGACGAAAAAGCCATGGATGAGCTTGAATATATCATGTCCTTTGAAGACAGGGATTTATTGACCTGGGTAACAGGTGAAGTGCCTGTGCCCTATGATGTCGATTCGCCGCTTTTTCGTGATATTCTCGATTACCGCACGCGCATGGATTTTAACGCTTAA
- a CDS encoding AzlC family ABC transporter permease, with protein MDKSHWRLFKQGVVACIPTLLGYWAIGFACGAIGAVSGFTILQIFCLSTFVYAGSAQFLFYSMASTGAGLVQIALGVLFINMRYLLINTYMAQYFSHANRLEKLVGGFLMTDETFGVASQYARTHGNVLPFSWLLGLNITAWLSWILATLVGTIFAASLPDWLKDSLSFSLVGMFIGLLLLGWYASQTKKIDIVVIIVAMAIVTFSHGIIAANPSSIVATLIAATIGMFMLLKSGSNKI; from the coding sequence ATGGATAAAAGCCACTGGCGTCTTTTCAAACAAGGTGTCGTTGCCTGCATTCCGACCTTGCTCGGATATTGGGCGATCGGTTTTGCTTGCGGTGCTATTGGTGCGGTATCCGGCTTTACGATTTTACAGATTTTCTGTTTGAGCACATTTGTCTACGCAGGGTCTGCGCAATTTCTGTTTTATTCAATGGCGTCCACAGGTGCAGGATTGGTGCAAATCGCATTAGGTGTATTATTCATCAATATGCGTTATCTTTTAATCAACACCTATATGGCGCAATATTTTTCTCACGCCAATCGGCTTGAAAAGCTTGTTGGCGGTTTTTTGATGACCGATGAAACCTTTGGCGTTGCGTCACAATATGCTCGCACTCATGGTAATGTTCTCCCGTTTTCATGGTTATTGGGACTTAATATCACAGCATGGCTAAGCTGGATTCTTGCAACACTTGTCGGAACTATATTTGCGGCATCCCTACCCGATTGGTTAAAAGACAGCCTGAGTTTCAGTCTTGTCGGTATGTTTATCGGTCTTCTATTGCTTGGATGGTATGCAAGCCAGACCAAAAAAATCGATATTGTTGTGATTATTGTTGCAATGGCAATTGTTACCTTTTCACACGGCATAATTGCGGCAAATCCATCATCAATCGTCGCTACCCTCATTGCGGCAACCATTGGCATGTTTATGCTTCTCAAGTCGGGGAGTAACAAAATATAA
- a CDS encoding AzlD domain-containing protein: MMENIGLGISVATAVTALIKIVPIMALAHRPFPRLFRYWLNFVPAAVLSAIIVAEILEKPETTSFGISVALLSTIVSLIAGMLTRSLFVTVVVSILAYLLFQNI, translated from the coding sequence ATGATGGAAAATATCGGATTGGGAATTTCAGTCGCAACAGCAGTTACCGCGCTCATCAAAATTGTGCCTATCATGGCTTTGGCTCACAGGCCATTTCCCAGACTCTTTCGTTATTGGCTGAATTTTGTTCCGGCGGCTGTGCTATCTGCTATTATCGTTGCCGAAATTCTTGAAAAACCGGAAACGACCAGTTTCGGCATTTCGGTTGCACTTTTGAGTACAATTGTTTCGCTCATTGCAGGTATGCTAACACGAAGCCTTTTTGTGACAGTCGTCGTCAGTATATTAGCTTATCTCTTATTCCAAAACATTTAA
- a CDS encoding ABC transporter ATP-binding protein yields the protein MASLLQLVNIDRRYLDSDKPLVILEKANFSLEQGQTVALVAPSGAGKSTLLHIAGLLERPNGGDVVLRGHSCSNLSDNDRTAIRRNDIGFVYQFHHLLPEFTALENVMIPQMIAGLKRSEAADRGLKLLTYLRVGHRAKHRPSELSGGEQQRVAIARAVANAPSILLADEPTGNLDPVTSAYVFQALAALVRQSGLAALIATHNLSLAKQMDRRITLKAGKIIELP from the coding sequence ATGGCCTCGTTATTACAACTTGTGAATATTGATAGACGTTATCTGGATAGTGACAAGCCCCTTGTCATTCTGGAAAAAGCCAATTTTTCACTTGAACAAGGGCAAACTGTTGCTTTGGTAGCACCGTCCGGTGCCGGTAAATCCACTTTGTTACATATTGCCGGACTTCTTGAACGGCCTAATGGTGGAGACGTCGTTTTACGCGGGCATTCCTGTTCCAATTTGTCTGATAACGACCGTACCGCGATACGTCGCAATGATATCGGTTTTGTCTATCAATTCCATCACTTGTTGCCGGAATTTACGGCTTTGGAAAATGTGATGATACCGCAGATGATCGCCGGACTTAAGCGTTCTGAAGCAGCTGACCGGGGACTGAAACTATTGACTTACCTTCGTGTGGGTCATCGTGCCAAGCACCGGCCATCCGAGCTTTCCGGTGGCGAGCAGCAACGTGTGGCTATTGCCCGGGCAGTTGCCAATGCACCTTCGATTCTGTTGGCGGATGAACCGACGGGCAATCTTGACCCTGTTACATCGGCATATGTTTTTCAAGCACTGGCTGCTTTGGTTCGTCAATCGGGGTTGGCTGCTCTGATTGCAACGCACAATCTGTCACTTGCAAAACAAATGGATCGGCGCATAACTCTTAAAGCCGGCAAGATTATCGAGCTTCCTTGA